One window from the genome of Desulfovibrio legallii encodes:
- a CDS encoding molybdate ABC transporter permease subunit translates to MNEAWRLLGAPDLRFSLCLTLRVCTACLLLHGLTAIPLASLAQSRRPVLRRAVNFLVTLPLVFPPMAMGFLLLMFLGRNGWGGLLLWKALGVSLVFSEGGIILASWLAGLPLAVKPVQTALAHPELIRLRQAARVCGAGPVSCFFRVTVPLIRHGLGAGLLLGLTRALGEVGMSLMLGGNIAGRTNTLSLEVFNAVSSGEFERAGLLCALLAAMSLLLYLGMDWCQRRAF, encoded by the coding sequence GTGAACGAGGCCTGGCGGCTGCTCGGCGCGCCCGATCTCCGCTTTTCCCTGTGCCTGACGCTGCGCGTCTGCACGGCCTGCCTGCTGCTGCACGGCCTTACGGCCATCCCCCTGGCCAGCCTGGCGCAGAGCCGCAGGCCCGTGCTGCGCCGGGCAGTCAATTTTCTGGTGACCCTGCCCCTGGTCTTTCCCCCCATGGCCATGGGCTTTCTGCTGCTCATGTTTCTGGGCCGCAACGGGTGGGGGGGCCTGCTGCTGTGGAAGGCCCTGGGCGTGAGCTTGGTGTTCTCTGAAGGGGGCATCATTCTGGCCTCCTGGCTGGCGGGCCTGCCCCTGGCAGTCAAGCCTGTGCAGACGGCCCTGGCCCACCCGGAGCTTATCCGCCTGCGCCAGGCGGCCCGGGTCTGCGGGGCCGGGCCGGTTTCCTGTTTTTTTCGCGTCACCGTGCCCCTTATCCGGCACGGGCTGGGCGCGGGCCTGCTGCTGGGCCTGACCCGCGCTCTGGGCGAAGTGGGCATGAGCCTCATGCTGGGCGGCAACATTGCGGGCCGCACCAATACCTTGTCCCTGGAAGTGTTCAACGCCGTCTCCAGCGGCGAATTTGAGCGCGCCGGTCTGCTCTGCGCCTTGCTGGCCGCCATGAGCCTGCTGCTCTACCTGGGCATGGACTGGTGCCAGCGCCGGGCGTTCTGA
- a CDS encoding molybdenum ABC transporter ATP-binding protein — MLEVDIAKARENFVLRLRFSVPRGGVCVVFGPSGSGKSTLINCIAGLETPDAGRIVCDGKVFFDAAARVNLPPEARGLGYVFQDARLFPHLSVRENLCFGLRYRRPDAAHARSAPDLGSVARLLDICPLLDRAPGTLSGGERQRVAVGRALLCRPRLLLMDEPLAALDMALKRDLLAYLARIPEHWDLPVLYVTHAPGEALALGSAMLLLRAGRLAAQGPVAPTLAEARQLGLLPTETLYLTGEENNATSHVA, encoded by the coding sequence ATGCTGGAAGTGGACATCGCCAAAGCGCGCGAAAATTTTGTCCTGCGCCTGCGCTTCAGTGTGCCGCGCGGTGGAGTCTGTGTGGTGTTCGGACCTTCGGGGTCGGGCAAGAGCACCCTTATCAACTGCATCGCCGGGCTGGAGACGCCGGACGCCGGGCGCATCGTCTGCGACGGCAAGGTGTTTTTCGACGCGGCGGCCAGGGTCAATCTGCCGCCTGAGGCCCGCGGGCTGGGCTATGTTTTTCAGGATGCCCGTCTTTTCCCCCATTTGAGCGTGCGGGAAAACCTCTGTTTCGGCCTGCGCTACCGACGTCCGGACGCGGCGCACGCGCGTAGCGCGCCGGATCTGGGGAGCGTGGCGCGCCTGCTGGACATCTGCCCGCTGCTGGACCGCGCCCCTGGCACGCTTTCGGGCGGGGAGCGCCAGCGTGTGGCCGTGGGCCGGGCTTTGCTCTGCCGACCGCGTCTGCTGCTTATGGACGAACCCCTGGCCGCGCTGGACATGGCCCTGAAGCGAGATCTGCTCGCCTATCTGGCGCGGATTCCGGAGCACTGGGATCTGCCCGTGCTCTATGTTACCCACGCGCCGGGGGAAGCTCTGGCGCTGGGCTCCGCCATGCTGCTGTTGCGGGCGGGCCGGCTGGCGGCGCAGGGCCCGGTGGCCCCCACCCTGGCCGAAGCGCGGCAGCTGGGCCTTCTGCCCACGGAAACCCTTTACCTGACAGGAGAAGAGAACAATGCAACCTCGCACGTGGCTTAA
- the rpoC gene encoding DNA-directed RNA polymerase subunit beta', whose product MSLDDLFTARGTSSSVTNIRNLKAIQISIASPEAIREWSYGEVKKPETINYRTFKPERDGLFCAKIFGPVKDYECNCGKYKRMKHRGIVCEKCGVEVIASKVRRERMGHIELAAPVAHIWFLKTLPSKIGTLLDMTMADLEKVLYFDSYIVLDPGQTNLQKRQVISEDQYLQIIDHYGSDEVMTVGMGAEAVRSLLEELDLEKLRQELREEGEGTKSQTKKKKIIKRLKIVEAFLESGNKPEWMIMEVIPVIPPELRPLVPLDGGRFATSDLNDLYRRVINRNNRLKRLMELGAPEIIIRNEKRMLQEAVDALFDNGRRGRAIAGTNGRPLKSLSDMIKGKQGRFRQNLLGKRVDYSGRSVITVGPYLKLHQCGLPKKMALELFKPFIYSELEKRGHASTIKSAKKMVEREELVVWDILSEVVREYPILLNRAPTLHRLGIQAFEPLLVEGKAIRLHPLVCSAYNADFDGDQMAVHIPLSVEAQIECRVLMMSTNNILSPANGGPVIVPSQDIVLGLYYMTVERSFEKGEGMTFCAPWEVESAYDAGQVSLHARIHVRMPDGKIYDTTPGRVLVSDILSPGLSFSLVNCVLTKKSIARLVGEAYRQCGIKATVILCDRIKDLGYEFATRAGVTIGVKDLTIPVKKKDILAASQAEVDDIEHQYRDGIITRTEKYNKVVDVWTKATQDVSTEMIREISYDTLTDPKTGKQEKNSSFNPIFMMSNSGARGNQDQMRQLAGMRGLMAKPSGEIIETPITSSFREGLSVLQYFTSTHGARKGLADTALKTANSGYLTRRLVDVVQDVIVSEHDCGTVDGIELTHLKDGGDIKTPVWERAVGRVLLYPVYDPEQPDVILLPENTLINEKEADILKARGIASITVRSPLTCQAERGICALCYGRDLARGHLVNTGETVGIIAAQSIGEPGTQLTMRTFHIGGTASSTIEKNKFEALNPGRVILSRVRAVTNRDGVDLVLGKSGQLTIVDAQGREREKYILPNGARLLVHDGQEVTKGTTLAEWDPFNEPFVCEEEGVIRFTDIVDGKTVQEKVDDITRQASLTIMEYRTTNFRPSISVCDENGNVKKRSHGAAAAVYSLPVGSIIMVKDGEAIQAGDIIARKPRETSKTKDIVGGLPRVAELFEVRKPKDMAVVSEISGTVTYEGESKGKRKLLVTPEIGEAKEYLVPKGKHITAADGDFVEAGDPLTEGYPELHDILRTRGEKYLARYLVDEIQEVYRFQGVGIDDKHIEVIVRQMLKKVTILDSGGTSFLVGEQVDKAEFRQENQRTLAEGRTPAMAEPLVLGITQASLTTSSFISAASFQETTKVLTEAALRGKEDHLRGLKENVIVGRLIPAGTGYRQYVNGDIVVPDQKERPDKFLEELEENPILVDLHND is encoded by the coding sequence ATGAGCCTGGACGATCTTTTCACCGCCCGCGGCACGTCAAGCAGCGTGACCAACATCCGCAACCTGAAAGCCATCCAGATTTCCATTGCCTCGCCCGAGGCCATCCGCGAATGGTCCTACGGCGAAGTGAAAAAACCGGAAACCATCAACTACCGCACCTTCAAGCCGGAGCGCGACGGTCTTTTCTGCGCCAAAATCTTCGGCCCCGTGAAGGACTATGAGTGCAACTGCGGCAAATACAAGCGCATGAAGCACCGCGGCATTGTCTGCGAAAAGTGCGGCGTGGAGGTCATCGCCTCCAAGGTGCGGCGCGAGCGCATGGGCCATATTGAGCTGGCCGCGCCCGTGGCCCACATCTGGTTCCTCAAGACCCTGCCTTCCAAGATCGGCACCCTGCTGGACATGACCATGGCCGACCTGGAAAAGGTGCTCTACTTCGATTCCTACATCGTGCTGGACCCTGGCCAGACCAATTTGCAGAAGCGCCAGGTCATCTCCGAAGACCAGTACCTCCAGATCATCGACCACTACGGCAGCGACGAAGTCATGACCGTGGGCATGGGCGCCGAGGCCGTGCGCTCCCTGCTGGAAGAGCTGGACCTGGAAAAACTGCGCCAGGAGCTGCGCGAGGAAGGCGAAGGCACCAAGAGCCAGACCAAGAAGAAAAAAATCATCAAGCGCCTCAAGATCGTGGAGGCCTTCCTGGAATCGGGCAATAAGCCTGAGTGGATGATCATGGAGGTCATCCCCGTGATCCCGCCGGAGCTGCGCCCCTTGGTGCCGCTGGACGGCGGCCGCTTCGCCACCTCCGACCTCAACGATCTCTACCGCCGGGTCATCAACCGCAATAACCGCCTGAAGCGGCTCATGGAGCTGGGCGCGCCGGAAATCATCATCCGCAACGAAAAGCGCATGCTCCAGGAGGCCGTGGACGCCTTGTTCGACAACGGCCGCCGCGGCCGCGCCATCGCCGGCACCAACGGCCGGCCCCTCAAGTCCCTCTCGGACATGATCAAGGGCAAGCAAGGCCGCTTCCGCCAGAACCTGCTGGGCAAGCGCGTGGACTATTCCGGCCGTTCGGTCATCACCGTGGGCCCCTACCTCAAGCTGCACCAGTGCGGCCTGCCCAAAAAGATGGCCCTGGAGCTGTTCAAGCCCTTCATTTATTCCGAGCTGGAAAAACGCGGCCACGCCTCCACCATCAAAAGCGCCAAAAAGATGGTGGAGCGCGAAGAGCTGGTGGTCTGGGACATCCTCTCCGAAGTGGTGCGGGAATACCCCATCCTGCTCAACCGCGCGCCTACCCTGCACCGTCTGGGCATCCAGGCCTTTGAGCCCCTGCTGGTGGAAGGCAAGGCCATCCGCCTGCACCCCCTGGTCTGCTCCGCCTACAATGCGGACTTTGACGGCGACCAGATGGCCGTGCACATCCCCCTCTCGGTGGAAGCGCAGATCGAATGCCGCGTGCTTATGATGAGCACCAACAACATCCTCTCGCCCGCCAACGGCGGCCCGGTTATCGTGCCCTCGCAGGATATTGTCCTGGGCCTCTACTATATGACCGTGGAACGCAGCTTTGAAAAAGGCGAAGGCATGACCTTCTGCGCCCCGTGGGAAGTGGAATCCGCCTACGACGCGGGCCAGGTTTCCCTGCACGCCCGCATCCATGTGCGCATGCCCGACGGCAAGATCTACGACACCACCCCCGGCCGCGTGCTGGTGAGCGACATCCTCTCCCCCGGCCTCTCCTTCAGCCTGGTCAACTGCGTGCTCACCAAGAAGAGCATCGCCCGCCTGGTGGGCGAGGCCTACCGCCAGTGCGGCATCAAGGCCACGGTCATCCTTTGCGACAGGATCAAAGACCTGGGCTACGAATTCGCCACCCGCGCGGGCGTCACCATCGGCGTCAAGGACTTGACCATCCCGGTCAAGAAAAAGGACATTCTCGCCGCCTCCCAGGCCGAAGTGGACGATATCGAGCACCAGTACCGCGACGGCATCATCACCCGTACCGAAAAGTACAACAAGGTGGTGGACGTGTGGACCAAGGCCACCCAGGACGTCTCCACCGAGATGATCAGGGAGATCTCCTACGATACCCTCACGGACCCCAAGACCGGCAAGCAGGAGAAAAACTCCAGCTTCAACCCCATCTTCATGATGTCCAACTCCGGCGCGCGCGGCAACCAGGACCAGATGCGCCAGCTCGCCGGCATGCGCGGCCTTATGGCCAAACCTTCGGGCGAAATCATTGAAACGCCCATCACCTCCTCCTTCCGCGAGGGGCTCTCGGTGCTGCAGTACTTCACCTCCACCCACGGCGCGCGCAAAGGCCTGGCGGATACGGCCCTCAAAACGGCCAACTCCGGCTACCTTACCCGCCGCCTGGTGGACGTGGTGCAGGACGTCATCGTCTCTGAACACGACTGCGGCACGGTGGACGGCATCGAGCTCACCCACCTCAAGGACGGCGGCGACATCAAGACCCCGGTCTGGGAGCGCGCCGTGGGCCGCGTGCTGCTCTACCCCGTGTACGATCCCGAACAGCCGGACGTCATCCTGCTGCCCGAAAACACCCTGATCAACGAAAAAGAAGCGGACATCCTCAAGGCCAGGGGCATCGCCTCCATCACCGTGCGCTCGCCCCTCACCTGCCAGGCCGAGCGCGGCATCTGCGCCCTGTGCTACGGGCGCGACCTGGCCCGCGGCCACCTGGTCAACACGGGCGAAACCGTGGGCATCATCGCGGCCCAGTCCATCGGCGAGCCTGGCACTCAGCTCACCATGCGCACCTTCCACATCGGCGGCACGGCCTCAAGCACCATTGAGAAAAACAAGTTTGAGGCCCTCAACCCCGGCCGCGTCATCCTCAGCCGCGTGCGCGCCGTCACCAACCGCGACGGCGTGGACCTGGTGCTGGGCAAGAGCGGCCAGCTGACCATCGTGGACGCCCAGGGCCGCGAACGCGAAAAGTATATCCTGCCCAATGGCGCGCGCCTGCTGGTGCACGACGGGCAGGAAGTGACCAAGGGCACAACCCTGGCCGAGTGGGACCCCTTCAACGAACCCTTTGTGTGCGAAGAAGAAGGCGTCATCCGCTTTACGGACATTGTGGACGGCAAAACCGTGCAGGAAAAGGTGGACGACATTACCCGTCAGGCCAGCCTGACCATCATGGAATACCGCACCACCAACTTCCGCCCCTCCATCTCCGTCTGCGATGAGAACGGCAACGTCAAAAAACGCAGCCACGGCGCGGCCGCCGCGGTCTACAGCCTGCCCGTGGGCTCCATCATCATGGTCAAGGACGGCGAGGCCATCCAGGCCGGCGACATCATTGCCCGCAAACCCCGCGAAACCTCCAAGACCAAAGACATCGTGGGCGGCCTGCCCCGCGTGGCCGAGCTCTTTGAAGTGCGCAAGCCCAAGGACATGGCCGTGGTTTCGGAAATCTCCGGCACCGTCACCTACGAGGGCGAATCCAAGGGCAAACGCAAACTCCTGGTCACGCCGGAAATCGGCGAGGCCAAGGAATACCTGGTGCCCAAGGGCAAGCACATCACCGCCGCCGACGGCGACTTTGTAGAAGCCGGCGACCCCCTCACCGAGGGCTACCCCGAGCTGCACGACATCCTGCGCACCCGCGGCGAAAAATACCTGGCCCGCTACCTGGTGGACGAAATCCAGGAAGTCTACCGCTTCCAGGGCGTGGGCATCGACGATAAACACATTGAAGTCATCGTGCGCCAGATGCTCAAAAAGGTCACCATCCTGGATTCCGGCGGCACCAGCTTCCTGGTGGGCGAGCAGGTGGACAAGGCCGAATTCAGGCAGGAAAACCAGCGTACCCTGGCCGAAGGCCGCACCCCGGCCATGGCCGAGCCCCTGGTGCTGGGCATCACCCAGGCCTCGCTGACCACCTCCTCCTTCATCTCGGCGGCCTCCTTCCAGGAGACCACCAAGGTGCTCACCGAGGCCGCCCTGCGCGGCAAGGAAGACCATTTGCGCGGCCTGAAGGAAAACGTCATCGTGGGCCGCCTTATCCCGGCCGGCACCGGCTACCGCCAGTACGTCAACGGCGACATTGTGGTGCCCGACCAAAAGGAACGGCCGGACAAGTTCCTGGAAGAACTGGAAGAAAACCCCATCCTGGTGGACTTGCACAACGACTAG
- a CDS encoding DnaA ATPase domain-containing protein, with the protein MREHWAEISENLKKMLDSGVFKVWIAPLRAVVAGDCLQLTAPSAFVAHWLEHKMLPTLQQAAAPVLGLNPAAVKVRVQTAAERPRAGKPRSEAVQGAAAPVAAAAGAAAARPLRRAEQAPLPLPLHVAGPAPLLWRYSFADFVVGPPNHMAVAAAQDMSQRGGCVQTLFVSSASGLGKTHLAQAVGRAIADQGDVARVGYLTAEEFATRFVCSLKSHDVEGFKSRFRDLDVLLMEDVHFFQGKEKMQDMALAVVKNLQARGGRVIFTSSFSPRELQHVDSQLVSHFCSGILTDMGRPTEEMRRHILERKARSFQVLLPDPVCQLLASRLSGDVRQLESCLNSLIFKARLLNCGLNVDLAMEVLSQYASVSAEPDFPTILRLVCQSFGLNEHQLASRSRRKECVQGRNLIYYLARKHTTLTLEQIGERFNRRHSTVIKGITAVERELSKESGLGRQMARTVQLIERNAGLPAVH; encoded by the coding sequence ATGCGAGAACATTGGGCAGAAATTTCTGAAAATCTCAAGAAAATGCTGGATTCCGGCGTTTTCAAAGTCTGGATTGCCCCGCTCCGGGCCGTTGTGGCAGGGGACTGCCTGCAGCTTACTGCGCCCAGCGCCTTTGTGGCCCACTGGCTGGAGCACAAGATGCTCCCCACCCTGCAGCAGGCCGCGGCCCCTGTGCTGGGGCTGAACCCTGCCGCCGTCAAGGTGCGCGTGCAGACGGCGGCAGAACGGCCCCGCGCGGGCAAGCCCCGCTCCGAGGCTGTTCAGGGCGCCGCGGCTCCCGTTGCGGCGGCTGCGGGCGCGGCCGCGGCGCGGCCGTTGCGCCGGGCGGAGCAGGCCCCCCTGCCCTTGCCCCTGCACGTTGCCGGGCCCGCGCCCCTTTTGTGGCGCTATTCCTTTGCGGATTTTGTGGTGGGCCCGCCCAACCATATGGCCGTGGCCGCCGCCCAGGATATGAGCCAGCGCGGCGGCTGCGTGCAGACCCTTTTTGTCAGCTCCGCTTCCGGCCTGGGCAAAACCCACCTGGCCCAGGCCGTGGGCCGGGCCATTGCAGACCAGGGCGACGTAGCCCGCGTGGGGTACCTCACCGCCGAGGAATTTGCCACCCGCTTTGTCTGCTCCCTCAAATCCCACGACGTGGAGGGCTTCAAGTCCCGGTTTCGCGATCTGGACGTGCTCCTGATGGAAGACGTGCACTTTTTTCAGGGCAAAGAAAAGATGCAGGACATGGCCCTGGCCGTGGTCAAGAACCTGCAGGCCCGCGGCGGCCGCGTCATTTTTACCTCGTCCTTTTCCCCGCGCGAGCTCCAGCATGTGGACAGCCAGCTGGTGTCCCACTTCTGTTCCGGCATCCTCACCGATATGGGCCGCCCCACAGAGGAAATGCGTCGCCACATTCTGGAACGCAAGGCCCGCAGCTTTCAGGTGCTGCTGCCCGACCCCGTTTGCCAGCTCCTGGCCAGCCGCCTCAGCGGCGACGTGCGTCAGCTGGAATCCTGCCTCAACAGCCTGATCTTCAAAGCGCGCCTGCTCAACTGCGGGCTCAATGTGGACCTGGCCATGGAGGTGCTCAGCCAGTACGCCAGCGTAAGCGCCGAGCCGGACTTCCCCACCATTCTCCGCCTGGTCTGCCAGAGTTTCGGCCTCAATGAGCACCAGCTGGCCTCCCGCTCTCGCCGCAAGGAATGCGTGCAGGGCCGCAACCTGATCTATTACCTGGCCCGCAAGCACACCACCCTGACCCTGGAGCAGATCGGCGAAAGGTTCAACCGCCGCCACTCCACAGTCATCAAGGGCATTACCGCTGTGGAACGCGAGCTCTCCAAGGAAAGCGGCCTGGGCCGCCAGATGGCCCGCACCGTGCAGCTTATTGAACGCAACGCCGGCCTGCCTGCCGTGCATTAG
- the modA gene encoding molybdate ABC transporter substrate-binding protein, with protein sequence MQPRTWLNGRLLAALTLTLILALPLAAVAGPSVTTGLGYKTMVQELCALYAQKTGQKATEMYSGNIGQMLEQVKAGSGATVVISDKLSLKASDVRFARFQPLGEAVLVLAWRKGITLQSPQDLRGAQVAKIGHPDAKAAIYGRAAVAYLKGSGLMPAVKDKVAMFSTVPQVFSYLVSGDLDAGFVNEAIVRKQGKKIGGWMEIRKDYEPLLLVAGVVQGQEDAPGVRAFMDFLATPEALAVCRKHGLRPEARP encoded by the coding sequence ATGCAACCTCGCACGTGGCTTAACGGCCGTCTGCTGGCGGCCCTGACGCTGACGCTGATTCTGGCCCTGCCCCTGGCCGCCGTGGCCGGCCCCTCCGTAACCACGGGACTGGGCTACAAGACCATGGTGCAGGAGCTCTGCGCCCTCTACGCCCAGAAAACCGGCCAGAAAGCCACGGAGATGTACAGCGGCAACATCGGCCAGATGCTGGAGCAGGTCAAAGCCGGCAGTGGGGCCACGGTGGTCATTTCAGATAAGCTCAGCCTGAAGGCTTCAGACGTGCGCTTCGCGCGCTTCCAGCCTCTGGGGGAAGCTGTGCTGGTGCTGGCCTGGCGCAAAGGCATAACCCTGCAAAGCCCGCAGGACCTGCGCGGGGCCCAAGTTGCCAAAATCGGCCACCCGGACGCCAAGGCCGCCATCTATGGCCGGGCCGCCGTGGCTTACCTCAAGGGCAGCGGGCTCATGCCCGCGGTTAAGGATAAGGTTGCCATGTTCTCCACGGTGCCGCAGGTTTTTTCGTACCTGGTTTCGGGCGACCTGGATGCCGGTTTCGTCAATGAGGCCATTGTGCGCAAGCAGGGCAAAAAGATCGGCGGCTGGATGGAGATCCGCAAGGATTACGAGCCGCTTCTGCTGGTGGCCGGCGTAGTGCAAGGCCAGGAAGACGCCCCCGGCGTGCGCGCCTTTATGGATTTTCTGGCCACGCCGGAAGCCCTGGCCGTCTGCCGCAAGCACGGCCTGCGGCCTGAAGCGCGCCCGTGA